One genomic region from Terriglobus aquaticus encodes:
- a CDS encoding SDR family oxidoreductase, with amino-acid sequence MRVFVTGATGFIGSRVVPELIGAGHTVLGMTRSNEGAERLMAAGAEPYHANIDQPESLKEGAASADGVIHLAFDHDFSRSANAFAENAEKDRVVITTLADVLAGTNKPLVITSGVGLGSKGPGQTATEDFFDASTPVPRKFTELAGIAAQERGVNVSVVRLPQVHDPYKQGLITYYNEVTRKIGIAGYVGDGANRYSAAPVQSVANLYRLVLERAEAGSRWNAVQEEGVPMKDVVEVVAGVLKLEPKSLTQDEANQHYGWLGHILAWDMPASSAYTQKTLGWDPTGPTLLEDLRQGKF; translated from the coding sequence ATGCGAGTGTTTGTGACGGGTGCGACAGGGTTTATCGGATCGCGGGTTGTTCCGGAGTTGATCGGCGCGGGACACACCGTGCTGGGCATGACGCGTTCGAACGAGGGCGCGGAGAGGCTAATGGCTGCGGGAGCGGAGCCCTACCACGCCAACATCGATCAGCCCGAGAGCCTGAAGGAGGGCGCGGCTTCCGCGGACGGAGTCATTCACCTGGCGTTTGATCATGACTTTTCGCGCTCGGCGAACGCATTTGCGGAAAATGCGGAGAAAGATCGCGTGGTGATCACGACCCTGGCCGATGTGCTGGCGGGAACGAACAAGCCGCTGGTCATCACGTCAGGCGTGGGTCTGGGCAGCAAAGGCCCGGGACAAACGGCTACCGAGGACTTCTTTGACGCGAGCACGCCTGTGCCACGGAAATTTACGGAGCTGGCCGGCATCGCGGCGCAGGAGCGTGGCGTAAACGTGAGCGTGGTGCGACTGCCGCAGGTGCACGACCCGTACAAGCAGGGGCTCATCACCTATTACAACGAGGTCACGCGCAAGATCGGCATTGCGGGCTACGTGGGCGACGGTGCGAACCGCTACTCCGCGGCGCCGGTCCAGTCCGTGGCGAATCTGTACCGGCTGGTGCTGGAGCGGGCCGAGGCGGGGAGTCGCTGGAACGCCGTGCAGGAAGAGGGCGTGCCCATGAAGGACGTGGTGGAAGTGGTTGCCGGCGTGCTGAAGCTGGAGCCGAAGAGCCTGACCCAGGATGAGGCTAACCAGCACTACGGCTGGCTCGGACACATCCTGGCATGGGACATGCCTGCTTCCAGCGCCTATACGCAGAAGACACTGGGCTGGGACCCGACCGGCCCGACGCTGCTGGAAGACCTGCGTCAGGGCAAGTTTTAG
- a CDS encoding AraC family transcriptional regulator: protein MHSPSADRLGRRNPLDPLSDVLALLKLDSYRAGGFDIGQNLAIGWPHHPGVKCYAVSSGRGYLSVEGVDGWVTMEPGDCFILPRGLPFRIATDLKAPLLDFMQIRDYWLANGCFVQNQQSGCYMIGGHFALTGGPADILRSALPPIVHLRSESDRAALRWSLDRMREEVNNPRPGSDLIIKQLGQTMLVQALRLHLADAGNNFTGWLSALADKQMSSAISAIHADPGKPWTLQTLAEEAGMSRSVFAERFKQTVGTSPVEYLTRWRMLLASDRLRTAKESVAEIASSLGYDSESAFGKAFKRTMNCSPRQYGRSAVNADRQPLPAEYTNQAGA from the coding sequence ATCCATTCTCCATCGGCAGATCGTCTTGGCCGGAGGAACCCCCTGGACCCGCTCTCCGACGTTCTCGCCCTGCTCAAGCTCGATAGCTACCGCGCCGGCGGGTTTGACATCGGCCAGAACCTGGCCATTGGCTGGCCGCATCACCCTGGCGTCAAGTGCTATGCCGTCAGCTCCGGCCGTGGATATCTCTCGGTCGAGGGCGTTGACGGCTGGGTCACCATGGAGCCGGGCGACTGCTTTATCCTCCCGCGCGGTCTTCCGTTTCGCATCGCTACCGATCTCAAAGCCCCGCTCCTCGACTTCATGCAGATCCGCGACTACTGGCTCGCGAACGGCTGCTTCGTCCAGAACCAGCAGAGCGGCTGTTACATGATCGGTGGCCACTTCGCCCTGACCGGCGGCCCGGCAGACATCTTGCGGAGCGCCCTGCCGCCCATCGTGCACCTACGCTCCGAAAGCGACCGCGCCGCCCTGCGCTGGTCGCTCGACCGCATGCGCGAAGAGGTGAACAATCCACGCCCCGGATCGGACCTCATCATCAAGCAGCTCGGCCAGACCATGCTCGTCCAGGCGCTCCGCCTGCATCTGGCCGACGCCGGCAACAACTTCACCGGGTGGCTCTCTGCCTTGGCCGACAAGCAGATGAGCTCCGCCATTTCCGCCATCCACGCCGACCCCGGCAAGCCCTGGACGCTCCAGACCCTCGCTGAAGAGGCCGGCATGTCGCGATCCGTCTTCGCCGAACGCTTCAAGCAGACCGTCGGCACCAGCCCCGTCGAATACCTGACCCGCTGGCGCATGCTGCTCGCCAGCGACCGCCTCCGCACCGCAAAGGAATCAGTCGCCGAGATCGCGAGTTCGCTCGGCTACGATTCCGAGTCGGCCTTCGGCAAGGCATTCAAGCGCACCATGAACTGCTCGCCCCGCCAGTACGGGCGAAGCGCTGTGAACGCAGACCGGCAGCCTCTGCCGGCGGAGTACACGAATCAGGCCGGTGCTTAG
- the rplA gene encoding 50S ribosomal protein L1: protein MARKISKNLAKARAAVEPRPYLLNDAVPLIQQIKYAKFDENVDLTLRLGVDTRHADQMVRGTVILPHGLGKTKTVAVISTAENQRIAQEAGADIVGGEELVERIQKESWTDFDALIATPDMMRSIGRLGKVLGPRGLMPNPKTGTVTTDVAAAVKEIKAGKVEFRADKTALVHVPVGKSSFEPQKLIENAMTVITSVVKAKPAAAKGKYVKGIFMSSTMGPGIEIDQAVVDAAGKA from the coding sequence ATGGCACGCAAGATTTCGAAGAATCTGGCAAAGGCGCGCGCGGCTGTTGAGCCCCGCCCTTATTTGCTGAACGACGCAGTTCCCCTCATCCAGCAGATCAAGTACGCGAAGTTCGACGAAAACGTCGATCTGACTCTGCGTCTTGGTGTGGACACCCGTCACGCCGACCAGATGGTCCGCGGCACGGTGATCCTGCCGCATGGCCTGGGTAAGACCAAGACCGTCGCCGTGATCTCTACCGCAGAAAACCAGCGCATCGCGCAGGAAGCCGGCGCAGACATCGTTGGTGGCGAAGAGCTCGTCGAGCGGATCCAGAAGGAGTCCTGGACGGACTTCGACGCCCTGATCGCAACGCCGGACATGATGCGCTCCATCGGCCGTCTCGGTAAGGTGCTCGGCCCCCGCGGCCTGATGCCGAACCCGAAGACCGGAACGGTGACCACCGATGTCGCCGCAGCCGTCAAGGAAATCAAGGCCGGTAAGGTCGAGTTCCGCGCCGACAAGACCGCCCTGGTCCACGTTCCCGTGGGCAAGAGCTCCTTTGAGCCGCAGAAGCTGATCGAGAACGCCATGACCGTGATCACCAGCGTGGTCAAGGCCAAGCCGGCCGCCGCCAAGGGCAAGTATGTGAAGGGCATCTTTATGTCCTCCACGATGGGCCCTGGTATCGAGATCGACCAGGCTGTCGTCGACGCTGCCGGCAAGGCATAA